From Bradyrhizobium symbiodeficiens, the proteins below share one genomic window:
- a CDS encoding metallophosphoesterase family protein: MPTIAPPNSPRPKLPNGVRIYAMSDIHGCAHLLEQMFAVIDADMANSRPYRAVEVFLGDYIDRGPDSRRTLDLLIDRSRRCNTVFLKGNHEAYLTSVLEDPSRATEWFQFGGLQTLMSYGVSAAPGLGKEELSELIRELSSAMPPEHIAFLRQLRPTFTCGDFFFVHAGVRPGIPLSEQREQDLLWIREEFLQSKRRFGKYVVHGHTPVRQAELLENRANIDTGAYATGNLTLLSIQGNSMLAI; encoded by the coding sequence ATGCCAACGATCGCGCCCCCAAATTCGCCCCGGCCGAAGCTACCGAACGGCGTGCGCATCTACGCGATGAGCGACATCCACGGCTGTGCGCATCTGCTCGAGCAGATGTTCGCTGTCATCGATGCCGACATGGCGAACAGCCGGCCCTATCGTGCGGTCGAGGTCTTTCTCGGCGACTACATCGATCGCGGACCTGATTCGCGTCGAACCCTGGATCTCCTGATCGATCGTAGCCGCCGATGCAATACGGTCTTTCTCAAGGGCAATCACGAGGCTTATTTGACCTCGGTGCTGGAAGATCCCTCCCGTGCCACCGAATGGTTTCAGTTCGGTGGGCTCCAGACCCTGATGTCGTACGGCGTGTCAGCCGCGCCCGGTCTCGGCAAGGAGGAGTTGTCGGAACTAATCCGCGAGCTCTCATCCGCGATGCCTCCAGAGCACATCGCGTTCCTGCGCCAGTTGCGACCGACCTTCACATGCGGGGACTTCTTCTTCGTCCATGCGGGGGTGCGTCCGGGAATTCCGCTCTCCGAACAGCGCGAGCAGGACCTGTTGTGGATCAGGGAGGAGTTTCTCCAGAGCAAGCGGCGCTTTGGCAAATACGTTGTGCACGGCCATACACCGGTTCGGCAGGCCGAGTTGCTGGAAAATCGCGCCAACATCGACACCGGGGCCTATGCCACGGGAAACCTGACGCTGCTGTCCATTCAGGGCAACAGCATGCTGGCGATCTAG
- a CDS encoding undecaprenyl-phosphate glucose phosphotransferase, translating into MAVATYGSENYYSTISNRRGALQRPLQIALIAGDFVAVLLSYFAASGLYRLLVTEQDSSVGAGLVVGAVFVTIAYFQGVYDHHRLLSTVWQLRKVLAVWLISLTILAVEAFLLKSSADLSRGTTLLFAATGGVALGGLRVVWRMALTSSYAKGRLVDRKVVLLSLKPLDFTSTRFKDLRKHGFNVVRHFVLEPSEGGANWDREIRDIARQARAANVEEYLLVIDWDEMPLLQKLSQQLRVVPQPIRLLPDFPIADLVSRPFQPVSGTVAIEIQRAPLNVFERAQKRCLDIGLASFSLLLLAPLLLTAAIMIKLDSMGKVIFKQSRRGFNGKQFEIWKFRSMTVAENGHTVTQATKSDARVTRVGRVLRRTSIDELPQLWNVLRGEMSLVGPRPHALAHDNYYDQLISNYVYRHHMKPGLTGWAQVNGLRGETPTIDLMEKRVEYDVWYVSNWSIWLDIRIILKTALALIHQEAY; encoded by the coding sequence ATGGCTGTAGCAACTTACGGTTCGGAAAATTACTATTCGACAATATCGAACCGGCGCGGTGCCCTTCAACGGCCTCTCCAGATCGCCTTGATCGCCGGAGACTTCGTTGCGGTTCTGCTCAGCTATTTCGCGGCGAGCGGTCTGTATCGCTTGCTCGTGACCGAGCAGGATTCCTCCGTCGGAGCAGGCCTCGTCGTAGGCGCAGTTTTCGTGACGATCGCGTATTTCCAGGGCGTTTACGATCACCATCGCCTGCTGAGCACGGTCTGGCAGCTGCGCAAGGTGCTGGCGGTCTGGCTGATCTCGCTGACGATCCTCGCGGTCGAGGCTTTTCTGCTCAAATCATCGGCGGATCTGTCGCGCGGAACCACGCTGCTTTTTGCCGCGACCGGTGGCGTCGCGCTGGGCGGGCTGCGCGTGGTGTGGCGCATGGCCCTGACTTCGAGCTATGCGAAGGGCCGGCTGGTCGACCGCAAGGTCGTTCTGCTCAGCCTCAAGCCGCTAGATTTCACCTCCACTCGCTTCAAGGACTTGCGCAAGCACGGCTTCAACGTCGTCCGGCATTTCGTGCTCGAACCGTCCGAAGGGGGCGCCAATTGGGATCGCGAGATCCGCGACATCGCCCGCCAGGCGCGGGCAGCTAACGTGGAAGAATACCTTCTGGTGATCGACTGGGACGAAATGCCCCTTCTCCAGAAGTTGAGCCAGCAACTGCGCGTGGTTCCTCAGCCGATTCGGCTGTTGCCGGACTTCCCGATTGCCGATCTGGTCTCGCGTCCGTTCCAGCCTGTCAGCGGCACGGTTGCGATCGAGATCCAGCGCGCACCGTTGAATGTATTCGAGCGGGCGCAGAAGCGTTGCCTCGACATTGGTCTGGCTTCGTTCTCGCTCCTGTTGCTGGCGCCGCTGCTGCTGACGGCCGCGATCATGATCAAGCTCGATTCCATGGGCAAGGTGATTTTCAAGCAGTCCCGGCGCGGCTTCAACGGCAAGCAGTTCGAGATCTGGAAATTCCGCTCCATGACGGTGGCGGAGAATGGTCACACCGTCACGCAGGCAACGAAGAGCGACGCGCGGGTCACGCGCGTCGGCCGCGTGCTGCGGCGGACCAGCATCGACGAGCTGCCACAGCTCTGGAATGTGCTTCGCGGCGAGATGTCGTTGGTCGGGCCGCGCCCGCATGCGCTGGCGCATGACAACTATTACGACCAGCTCATCAGCAATTACGTGTACCGTCATCACATGAAGCCGGGCCTGACCGGCTGGGCCCAGGTCAACGGCCTCCGCGGCGAAACGCCGACCATCGACCTGATGGAAAAGCGGGTCGAATATGATGTCTGGTACGTCAGCAACTGGAGCATCTGGCTCGATATAAGGATCATCCTGAAGACCGCGCTGGCGCTGATCCATCAGGAAGCCTACTGA
- a CDS encoding GNVR domain-containing protein produces MFQPRDQFQPRAKYAIELGGTTLSVDRVIDILRRQWPLIASIVGAALALVVIYLLVATPMFTANARILMDTRQTQVLDSKDSGMSNALIDTGFVDSQVEILQSDDLLLSIVRRLKLIEDPEYNGSNPGAVALVIGKLMSSLSGSDGPPSKERIERAAVETIQKNLKVERVLTTYVLSVSFRSSNPDKAALVANAVADAYIVGALEAKYQSTKRAGEWLQQRSAELREQATASDRAVQTFKAQNNIVGTSRGLMSEQQLTDVNTQLVQARASTAEAKARLDRINGVLDKDLVQPTVTDALNNTVITRLRAQYLDLAAQYADWSTRYGKTHQAAINLANRMDELRKAMADEVRRIADAYRSEYEIAKSREKSLEDNLNSLVSQAGSTSQAQVKLRDLESAADTYRNLYNSFLEKLQNATQNQSFPISEARIIGTAVKPDKKSSPKTVLALIGGLFGGLCFGFGAAFARELLSDVLRSPNDVEDLLGVKCLGVLPDIRATGQLIKAADGSTVDAAISNYVVDHPFSRFAETLRNIKVSIDVARLQRDVKVIGILSSLPKEGKTTVSANFGHLTALTGHRTLLIDGDLHTRSLTRELAPHAKSGLVEALKDPHSFGYHIQRSKESGLDFLPSFVASRMVNSADVIASKSMADLLAVVREEYEYIIIDLAPVMPVSDAKAVSHLVDAMVYVIEWGRTSRNALQESMASSEGIQKKVLGAVLNRANPKMLKRIEAYKGSHYGSYYVEGA; encoded by the coding sequence ATGTTTCAGCCTCGCGATCAATTCCAGCCTCGCGCCAAATACGCGATCGAGCTCGGCGGCACGACTCTCAGCGTCGACCGCGTCATCGACATCCTACGCCGCCAGTGGCCGTTGATCGCCTCGATCGTCGGCGCCGCGCTGGCACTCGTCGTCATCTACCTGCTGGTGGCGACGCCGATGTTCACGGCTAACGCTCGCATCCTCATGGACACCCGCCAAACCCAGGTATTGGACAGCAAGGACAGCGGCATGTCGAATGCCCTGATCGACACCGGGTTTGTCGACAGCCAGGTCGAGATCCTTCAATCCGACGATCTGCTTCTTTCGATCGTTCGCCGCCTGAAGCTCATCGAGGACCCCGAGTACAACGGCTCCAATCCGGGAGCGGTCGCACTGGTCATCGGGAAGCTCATGTCGTCGCTGTCCGGATCCGACGGCCCTCCGTCGAAGGAACGAATCGAGCGCGCGGCGGTCGAGACCATCCAGAAGAACCTCAAGGTGGAACGGGTTCTGACCACCTACGTGCTCTCGGTGTCGTTCCGCTCCTCCAATCCCGACAAGGCCGCTCTGGTCGCCAATGCGGTCGCGGACGCCTATATCGTCGGGGCGCTCGAGGCAAAGTACCAATCGACCAAGCGCGCCGGCGAATGGCTCCAGCAACGCAGCGCCGAGCTGCGCGAACAGGCGACCGCAAGCGACCGCGCGGTGCAGACCTTCAAGGCCCAGAACAACATCGTCGGCACCAGCCGCGGCTTGATGAGTGAGCAGCAGCTGACCGACGTCAACACGCAGCTCGTGCAGGCCCGCGCATCGACCGCGGAAGCCAAGGCTCGCCTGGACCGCATCAATGGAGTGCTCGACAAGGATCTGGTCCAACCGACCGTGACCGACGCCCTCAACAACACCGTGATCACCCGTCTGCGGGCGCAATATCTCGACCTCGCGGCCCAATATGCCGATTGGTCGACCCGCTACGGCAAGACTCACCAGGCGGCGATTAATCTGGCGAATCGCATGGACGAGTTGCGCAAGGCGATGGCCGACGAGGTGCGACGCATCGCTGACGCGTATCGCAGCGAATACGAGATCGCCAAGAGCCGCGAAAAATCGCTCGAAGACAATCTCAACAGTCTCGTCTCTCAGGCCGGCAGCACCAGCCAGGCCCAGGTCAAGCTGCGCGACCTCGAGAGCGCGGCCGACACCTATCGCAATCTCTACAACAGCTTCCTCGAGAAGCTGCAGAACGCGACGCAAAACCAGAGCTTCCCGATCAGCGAAGCGCGCATCATCGGTACCGCGGTCAAGCCCGACAAGAAGAGCTCGCCGAAGACCGTTCTGGCCCTGATCGGTGGCCTGTTCGGCGGATTGTGCTTCGGCTTCGGCGCCGCGTTCGCCAGGGAATTGCTGAGCGACGTGCTGAGGTCGCCGAACGACGTCGAAGACCTGCTCGGCGTGAAGTGCCTTGGCGTGCTTCCGGATATTCGTGCCACAGGCCAGCTTATTAAGGCGGCGGACGGCTCGACAGTGGATGCAGCGATCTCCAACTATGTCGTCGACCACCCGTTCTCGCGATTTGCCGAGACGCTGCGAAATATCAAGGTTTCGATCGACGTGGCGCGACTGCAGCGCGACGTCAAGGTGATAGGAATCCTGTCGTCCCTGCCGAAGGAAGGCAAGACGACTGTCTCGGCCAATTTCGGTCACCTGACCGCGCTGACCGGGCATCGGACGCTGCTCATCGACGGCGACCTCCACACCCGGTCGCTCACGCGCGAGCTCGCGCCTCACGCCAAGTCTGGCTTGGTCGAGGCGCTGAAGGATCCTCATTCGTTCGGATACCATATCCAGCGCAGCAAGGAGAGCGGGCTGGACTTCCTCCCCTCCTTCGTTGCATCGCGAATGGTGAACTCGGCGGACGTGATCGCCTCAAAGTCGATGGCGGACCTGCTTGCAGTGGTGCGCGAAGAATACGAATACATCATCATCGACCTGGCGCCGGTGATGCCGGTGTCGGACGCCAAGGCCGTCAGCCACCTCGTCGATGCGATGGTCTACGTGATCGAGTGGGGGCGCACCAGTCGCAACGCGCTGCAGGAGTCCATGGCAAGCTCCGAAGGCATCCAGAAGAAGGTGCTGGGTGCCGTGCTCAACCGCGCCAATCCGAAGATGCTGAAGCGGATCGAGGCGTATAAGGGCTCGCACTACGGCAGCTATTATGTCGAAGGAGCCTAG